A stretch of the Candidatus Limnocylindrales bacterium genome encodes the following:
- a CDS encoding VacB/RNase II family 3'-5' exoribonuclease, producing MRSSLEDRVLQALQNAKRSAATIEQLKRSIGSSQRELERAVSVLERDGEIVRLPRKRIALAERSGLLTGRVKINRAGGALVILDVPDAPLAIDRSNLRPAMDRDRVLVEPTPFSRGGLYRAKIHRIVERGRTTILGVAAPKAPGRLLPMDERIGPYLVLLAPDSPPAPPGQVVSARIVEYPASHRDITVRVEEVLGEVGKLETEIRSICLTLGIEKEFSDAAIAEAEAFAEPTEADVEGRIDLRGTLTMTVDPVDAKDHDDAMSLEVSERGYRLIISIADVSHYVRPGTQLDMEAYERSTSVYFPGQSVPMLPERLSGDLASLHPGVDRLAVSAFLDIDLKGRVRGATFARTVIHSVASLTYEAVQSVLDTEGFVPSKEARAEKLEVPPQVENELARGISAEVRKNLVEMARLADLLRHRRYLRGAIDMDLPEAVVELDERGDVRNIHKRPRLFAHRLVEEFMLAANEAVAERIDRAGAPFLYRIHEAPDEDAIDQLVTRLKPLGLRLEHDGAVVEPKMFQQLLEQADKTDAALQLNKMVLRTMKQARYSAEKAIHFGLASQCYTHFTSPIRRYPDIVAHRALLAVEAAAQRSSPDPIAAVPSHEALPPVATHTSQRERRAMEAERDIASAAGVLYMERFLGRRVTGTVSGVDKYGYWVELDVAFVEGFVHIGRLREYFDFVSERMELQSRVSDAVIRIGQKVKVRVAALDLAARRIELEPA from the coding sequence ATGCGTAGCTCGCTCGAGGATCGGGTGCTGCAGGCGTTGCAGAATGCGAAGCGCTCTGCGGCGACGATCGAGCAGCTGAAGCGATCCATCGGCAGCTCGCAGCGCGAGCTCGAGCGTGCGGTCTCGGTGCTCGAGCGCGACGGCGAGATCGTGCGCCTTCCGCGCAAGCGCATCGCGCTGGCCGAGCGCTCGGGCCTTCTCACCGGCCGCGTCAAGATCAACCGCGCCGGCGGCGCGCTCGTCATCCTGGACGTTCCCGATGCGCCGCTTGCCATCGACCGCAGCAACCTGCGCCCGGCGATGGACCGCGACCGCGTGCTGGTGGAGCCGACGCCGTTCTCGCGCGGCGGCCTTTATCGCGCCAAGATCCATCGCATCGTCGAGCGCGGTCGCACCACCATCCTCGGCGTTGCCGCGCCCAAGGCGCCCGGCCGCCTGCTGCCGATGGACGAGCGCATCGGCCCCTACCTCGTGCTGCTCGCGCCCGACTCGCCGCCGGCGCCGCCGGGCCAGGTCGTCTCGGCGCGCATCGTCGAGTATCCCGCCTCGCACCGCGACATCACCGTGCGCGTCGAGGAAGTGCTCGGCGAGGTCGGCAAGCTCGAGACCGAGATCCGCTCGATCTGCCTGACGCTCGGCATCGAGAAAGAGTTCTCCGACGCCGCCATCGCCGAAGCCGAGGCGTTCGCCGAGCCGACCGAGGCCGATGTCGAAGGCCGCATCGACCTTCGCGGCACGCTCACGATGACGGTCGATCCGGTCGACGCCAAGGACCACGACGATGCGATGAGCCTGGAGGTCAGCGAACGCGGCTACCGCCTCATCATCTCGATCGCCGACGTCTCGCATTACGTGCGCCCCGGCACGCAGCTGGACATGGAAGCGTACGAGCGCTCCACCAGCGTCTACTTCCCGGGACAGTCGGTGCCGATGCTGCCCGAGCGCCTCTCGGGCGACCTGGCGAGCCTCCACCCCGGCGTCGATCGCCTGGCCGTAAGCGCGTTCCTCGACATCGACCTCAAGGGCCGCGTGCGCGGCGCGACCTTCGCGCGCACCGTTATCCACAGCGTGGCCTCGCTGACGTACGAGGCCGTGCAGTCGGTGCTCGACACCGAAGGCTTCGTGCCGTCCAAGGAGGCGCGCGCCGAGAAGCTCGAGGTGCCGCCGCAGGTCGAGAACGAGCTGGCGCGCGGCATCAGCGCCGAGGTCCGCAAGAACCTCGTCGAGATGGCGCGCCTTGCCGACCTGCTGCGCCACCGGCGCTACCTTCGCGGCGCCATCGACATGGATCTGCCCGAGGCCGTCGTCGAGCTCGACGAGCGCGGCGACGTGCGCAACATCCACAAGCGCCCTCGCCTGTTCGCGCACCGCCTGGTCGAGGAATTCATGCTCGCGGCCAACGAGGCGGTGGCCGAGCGCATCGACCGCGCCGGCGCGCCTTTCCTCTACCGCATCCACGAGGCGCCCGACGAGGACGCCATCGACCAGCTCGTCACGCGCCTCAAGCCCCTGGGCTTGCGGCTCGAGCACGACGGCGCGGTGGTCGAGCCGAAGATGTTCCAGCAGCTTCTCGAGCAGGCCGACAAGACCGATGCGGCGCTGCAGCTCAACAAGATGGTGCTGCGTACGATGAAGCAGGCACGCTACTCGGCCGAGAAGGCAATCCACTTCGGCCTTGCCAGCCAGTGCTACACGCATTTCACGTCGCCGATCCGGCGCTACCCCGACATCGTCGCGCACCGCGCGCTGCTGGCGGTGGAGGCGGCGGCGCAGCGCTCTTCGCCCGACCCCATCGCCGCGGTGCCATCCCACGAGGCGCTCCCGCCCGTGGCCACGCACACCTCGCAGCGCGAGCGACGCGCAATGGAGGCCGAGCGCGACATCGCCTCCGCCGCCGGCGTGCTGTACATGGAGCGCTTCCTTGGCCGGCGCGTCACCGGAACGGTCAGCGGAGTCGACAAATACGGCTACTGGGTGGAGCTGGACGTGGCGTTCGTCGAAGGCTTCGTGCACATCGGCCGCCTGCGCGAGTACTTCGACTTCGTCTCCGAGCGCATGGAGCTGCAAAGCCGCGTTTCCGATGCGGTCATCCGCATCGGGCAGAAGGTCAAGGTGCGCGTGGCGGCGCTCGACCTGGCCGCCCGCCGCATCGAGCTGGAGCCGGCGTGA
- a CDS encoding 6-carboxytetrahydropterin synthase, translating into MSATVPPQYRAGAGVGASPGDARPAAGHGAASSDATGAESGGPSRTAAAAGHGPPAGERPAVAGHYEVFVSKDSFKFNAAHFIAYPGFRERLHGHNYRVSVRLEGPVGGDGYVVDFGEIKRAATAVCRQLNERVIVPMQSDVLAIERDGGQVILVCEDGARFSFPEDDCALLEIRHSSAEELAAFICLRLRAELPLLAQRGVAWLQVGVAEAPNQEARYRIDL; encoded by the coding sequence ATGAGCGCCACGGTCCCGCCGCAGTACCGCGCAGGCGCCGGCGTGGGCGCATCGCCAGGCGATGCGCGGCCGGCTGCGGGGCACGGCGCGGCTTCGAGCGATGCGACGGGTGCGGAGAGCGGCGGGCCTTCGCGCACTGCGGCTGCTGCGGGGCACGGGCCGCCGGCGGGCGAGCGCCCGGCGGTTGCCGGACACTACGAAGTCTTCGTGTCCAAGGACTCGTTCAAGTTCAACGCGGCGCACTTCATCGCCTATCCCGGCTTTCGCGAGCGGCTGCACGGGCACAACTACCGCGTCTCGGTGCGGCTGGAGGGGCCGGTCGGAGGCGACGGCTACGTCGTCGATTTCGGCGAGATCAAGCGCGCGGCCACGGCCGTTTGCCGCCAGCTCAACGAGCGGGTGATCGTGCCCATGCAGAGCGACGTGCTCGCCATCGAGCGCGACGGCGGCCAGGTGATCCTCGTCTGCGAGGACGGCGCGCGCTTCAGCTTTCCCGAAGACGATTGCGCGCTGCTGGAGATCCGGCACTCGTCGGCCGAGGAGCTGGCCGCGTTCATCTGTCTGCGGCTGCGCGCGGAGCTGCCGCTGCTCGCGCAGCGCGGAGTGGCCTGGCTGCAGGTTGGCGTGGCCGAGGCGCCCAATCAGGAAGCACGCTACAGGATCGATCTGTGA
- a CDS encoding sterol desaturase family protein has protein sequence MPNADFTATLAGNLPAIATILIVMAALALLEAAIPLRGRGRWNRVHLAPNLTLTGITFATNLFFNTALVLMLAWLASRQFGLAHWLGLGAVAAAALTVIGLDFSFYVAHVAMHKVPALWRFHRVHHSDPALDVTTTIRQHPGEGVIRYAFMGAFAVALGAPPAAFAIYRAWSALNGLAEHADIRLPLWLDNALSLVTASPNYHKVHHSRRVEETDTNYGNIFSFFDRLFGTCTPAVRGLQIEYGLDGCDDQTMQTTRSLLAMPFSAPAPPSPATRPPRTSPGRCCEDPCLDSRACP, from the coding sequence ATGCCGAACGCCGACTTCACCGCCACCCTGGCCGGCAACCTGCCGGCCATCGCGACCATCCTCATCGTCATGGCGGCGCTGGCGCTGCTCGAAGCCGCGATCCCGCTGCGCGGCCGCGGCCGCTGGAACCGTGTTCACCTGGCCCCCAACCTGACGCTGACGGGCATCACGTTCGCCACCAACCTCTTCTTCAACACCGCGCTCGTCCTGATGCTTGCGTGGCTGGCAAGCCGGCAGTTCGGCCTGGCGCACTGGCTCGGCCTGGGCGCCGTTGCCGCGGCGGCACTGACCGTGATCGGGCTCGACTTCTCGTTCTACGTCGCACACGTCGCCATGCACAAGGTGCCGGCGCTGTGGCGCTTCCACCGCGTGCATCACTCCGATCCTGCGCTCGACGTCACCACGACCATTCGCCAGCATCCGGGCGAAGGCGTGATCCGCTACGCGTTCATGGGAGCTTTCGCGGTCGCTCTCGGCGCGCCGCCGGCGGCGTTCGCCATCTACCGGGCGTGGTCGGCGCTCAACGGCCTGGCCGAGCATGCCGACATCCGCCTGCCGTTGTGGCTGGACAACGCGCTTTCGCTGGTGACGGCCTCGCCCAACTACCACAAGGTCCATCACTCGCGCCGCGTCGAGGAGACGGACACGAACTACGGCAACATCTTCTCGTTCTTCGACCGGCTCTTTGGAACCTGCACGCCGGCAGTGCGCGGCCTGCAGATCGAGTACGGCCTGGACGGCTGCGACGACCAGACGATGCAGACCACGAGGAGCCTGCTGGCGATGCCGTTCAGCGCCCCAGCTCCGCCATCACCAGCGACGCGACCTCCGCGAACATCTCCTGGGCGATGCTGCGAAGATCCTTGCCTCGATTCTCGAGCTTGCCCGTAA
- a CDS encoding aminopeptidase P N-terminal domain-containing protein, giving the protein MTLHGPQPAAFQERRRKVREQLSGAVLFLPETPEALYANDVHYPYRPETNIRYLCGFEEPAALLLTSHGGEEDGFTLCVRPRDEHSEIWTGRRAGVEGARDVYGADHAHTLDKTYEVLLKHLRQASRLYYSYSPDPAVNQKVLAAVHQANLERPRKGGDAIVVAEATPLLAEHRLRKRPEEVELMRTAGRISGEAHARIVETLRPSMTEYQVQAQLEHDFRFGGCTGPAYGSICAGGADATILHYTRNDKALADSELILIDAAGEYGGYCADITRTFPVGASYSKAQAELYDLVLAAQLAAIDAIRPGATIESVHKTAVRVLTQGMLDLGLLQGTLDECIEKNAHQPFYMHNTSHWLGMDVHDAGAYRVGDASRTLEPGMVLTVEPGLYVRANAEVDQRWHGIGIRIEDDVLVTDSGHEILTGSAPKDRADIERVRRRALA; this is encoded by the coding sequence ATGACACTGCACGGCCCGCAGCCCGCCGCCTTCCAGGAACGTCGACGCAAGGTGCGCGAACAGCTCTCCGGCGCCGTCCTCTTCCTGCCCGAAACGCCCGAGGCGCTCTACGCCAACGACGTCCACTATCCGTACCGCCCCGAGACCAACATCCGGTATCTCTGCGGGTTCGAGGAGCCGGCGGCCCTGCTGCTGACCTCGCACGGCGGCGAGGAGGACGGCTTCACGCTGTGCGTCCGCCCGCGCGACGAGCACAGCGAGATCTGGACCGGCCGCCGCGCCGGCGTCGAAGGCGCGCGCGACGTGTACGGCGCGGACCATGCCCATACGCTCGACAAGACCTACGAGGTGCTGCTCAAGCACCTTCGTCAGGCAAGCAGGCTCTACTACTCCTACAGCCCCGACCCGGCCGTGAATCAGAAGGTGCTGGCCGCCGTGCATCAGGCCAACCTGGAGCGCCCGCGCAAGGGCGGCGACGCGATCGTCGTCGCCGAAGCCACGCCGCTGCTGGCCGAGCATCGCCTGCGCAAGCGCCCCGAGGAGGTCGAGCTGATGCGCACTGCCGGCCGCATCAGCGGCGAGGCGCACGCGCGCATCGTCGAGACCCTTCGTCCATCGATGACCGAGTATCAGGTGCAGGCGCAGCTCGAGCACGACTTCCGCTTCGGCGGCTGCACCGGGCCCGCCTACGGCAGCATCTGCGCCGGCGGGGCCGACGCCACCATCCTGCACTACACGCGCAACGACAAGGCGCTGGCCGACAGCGAGCTCATCCTCATCGATGCCGCCGGCGAGTACGGCGGCTACTGCGCCGACATCACGCGCACGTTCCCGGTCGGCGCGAGCTACTCGAAGGCGCAGGCCGAGCTCTACGACCTCGTGCTGGCGGCGCAGCTCGCCGCGATCGACGCGATCCGTCCCGGCGCGACCATCGAGTCGGTGCACAAGACGGCCGTGCGAGTGCTGACGCAGGGCATGCTCGACCTCGGGCTGCTGCAGGGCACGCTCGACGAATGCATCGAAAAGAATGCGCACCAGCCGTTCTACATGCACAACACCAGCCACTGGCTCGGCATGGACGTGCACGATGCCGGCGCGTATCGCGTCGGCGACGCGTCGCGGACGCTGGAGCCGGGGATGGTGCTGACGGTGGAGCCGGGCCTGTACGTTCGCGCCAATGCCGAGGTCGACCAGCGGTGGCACGGCATCGGCATCCGCATCGAGGACGACGTCCTCGTCACCGACTCGGGCCACGAGATCCTGACCGGCAGCGCGCCCAAGGACCGGGCGGACATCGAGCGCGTGCGGCGCCGCGCGCTGGCGTAG
- the sppA gene encoding signal peptide peptidase SppA, with product MLGRRIKWGVRLLLLGSLAFSAWFWLAGPDIADDSYLDLDISGDYSEARPSGLLGRLVSQRRTLTDVLDSLKKVRYDGRIRGVVARVGSLDAGWAQTQEIRNALSLVKAEGKRVIALVEVEMAPANKELYLASVADKVYVAPATDALFNGLAAHFVFLGGVWPKVDLKMQVEQIREYKSAGDQLSRESMSEAHREMADALLDDAHSHLVQTLAAARNLTVAEVQALADRCPSRPHDLVTAGLADGVKSRGEILLDLGKDGKKAPVVDESDYEGVSLASLGIGDGPRIAVVHAAGAIQTGESPRGSANAMGSRSIAEAIEDAAEDESITAIVLRVASPGGSPSGSDEIWLQLREAAKAKPVIASLGDVAASGGYYIASAADRILASPGTITGSIGVVLFKPDVSGLLDRVGIHTETLSRGRYARLMDVDKSFDEEELTVVRRQMDGIYQLFLDRVAAGRKIDAAAVDKIGGGRVWTGQQALTRGLIDEIGGLNDAIRAAAAAAGIHDADKVRVVHYPKGGGLSERLMAGRAQAAQSLQPPLVQEITRRLGDLETVLALEPGVQAVLAGVPVIE from the coding sequence ATGCTAGGGCGCCGTATCAAATGGGGAGTGCGACTGCTGCTGCTCGGCTCGCTGGCCTTCAGCGCCTGGTTCTGGCTGGCCGGCCCCGACATCGCCGATGACAGCTACCTGGACCTCGACATCTCGGGCGACTACAGCGAAGCGCGTCCCTCGGGCCTGCTGGGCCGCCTGGTTTCGCAGCGCCGCACCCTGACCGACGTCCTCGACTCGCTGAAGAAGGTTCGCTACGACGGCCGCATCCGCGGCGTCGTCGCCCGCGTGGGATCGCTCGATGCCGGCTGGGCGCAGACCCAGGAGATCCGCAACGCGCTCTCGCTCGTCAAGGCCGAAGGCAAGCGTGTGATCGCGCTCGTCGAGGTCGAGATGGCGCCCGCCAACAAGGAGCTCTACCTCGCCTCGGTGGCCGACAAGGTCTACGTCGCGCCCGCCACGGACGCGCTGTTCAACGGCCTTGCGGCGCACTTCGTCTTTCTCGGCGGCGTCTGGCCCAAGGTCGACCTGAAGATGCAGGTCGAGCAGATCCGCGAATACAAGAGCGCCGGCGATCAGCTGTCGCGCGAGAGCATGTCGGAAGCGCACCGCGAGATGGCCGACGCCCTGCTCGACGACGCGCATTCGCACCTGGTGCAGACGCTGGCGGCGGCGCGCAACCTGACCGTGGCCGAGGTGCAGGCGCTGGCCGACCGCTGCCCGAGCCGGCCGCACGATCTGGTGACGGCGGGCCTGGCCGACGGAGTCAAGAGCCGCGGCGAGATCCTGCTGGACCTCGGCAAGGACGGAAAGAAGGCGCCGGTGGTGGACGAGTCGGACTACGAGGGCGTTTCGCTGGCATCGCTCGGCATCGGCGACGGGCCGAGGATCGCCGTCGTGCATGCGGCCGGTGCCATTCAGACCGGCGAGTCGCCGCGCGGCAGCGCAAACGCGATGGGATCACGCTCGATTGCCGAAGCCATCGAGGATGCAGCCGAAGACGAATCGATCACGGCGATCGTGTTGCGCGTTGCCAGCCCCGGCGGATCGCCGTCGGGATCGGATGAGATCTGGCTGCAACTGCGCGAGGCGGCCAAGGCCAAGCCAGTGATCGCTTCGCTCGGCGACGTTGCCGCCTCCGGCGGCTACTACATCGCCTCGGCCGCCGATCGCATCCTGGCTTCTCCCGGCACCATCACCGGCTCGATCGGCGTCGTGCTGTTCAAGCCCGACGTCTCGGGTCTGCTCGACCGCGTGGGCATCCACACCGAAACGCTGTCGCGCGGCCGCTACGCGCGCCTGATGGACGTCGACAAGTCGTTCGACGAGGAAGAGCTGACCGTGGTGCGGCGGCAGATGGACGGCATCTATCAGCTGTTCCTCGACCGCGTTGCGGCCGGGCGCAAGATCGATGCGGCGGCAGTGGACAAGATCGGCGGCGGGCGCGTGTGGACCGGGCAGCAGGCGCTGACGCGCGGGCTGATCGATGAGATCGGCGGCCTCAACGATGCGATTCGCGCCGCGGCCGCCGCGGCGGGAATTCACGACGCGGACAAGGTGCGCGTCGTCCACTATCCCAAGGGCGGCGGCCTCAGCGAGCGTCTCATGGCAGGCCGCGCCCAGGCCGCGCAGAGCCTGCAGCCGCCGCTCGTGCAGGAGATCACGCGCCGCCTCGGCGATCTCGAAACGGTGCTGGCCCTCGAGCCCGGCGTCCAGGCCGTCCTCGCCGGCGTCCCCGTCATCGAGTGA
- the htpX gene encoding zinc metalloprotease HtpX, which produces MGSYVKTAVLLGALSAILLLIGQAIGGQGGMMVAFVFAVVMNFGSYWFSDKIVLRMYRAQEVGADHPLYVMVQNLARQASLPMPRVYIIPTDAPNAFATGRNPSHAAVAATEGILRALTREELEGVLAHELAHVQHRDILIQSIAATIGAAIMMLANMAQWSAMFGGFSRSDDEEGANPIALLATAMLAPLAAGIVQAAISRSREFAADEGGARLCRNPRGLATALQKIEAIAQRVPMDANPATAHLFIVKPFSGRGMMNLFSTHPPTEERVARLLAMR; this is translated from the coding sequence ATGGGAAGCTACGTAAAGACAGCCGTTCTTCTCGGCGCCCTCAGCGCCATTCTCCTCCTCATCGGGCAGGCGATCGGCGGGCAGGGCGGCATGATGGTCGCGTTCGTCTTCGCCGTCGTGATGAACTTCGGCTCCTACTGGTTCTCCGACAAGATCGTCCTGCGCATGTACCGCGCGCAGGAGGTGGGCGCCGACCACCCGCTCTACGTGATGGTGCAGAACCTGGCGCGGCAGGCCTCGCTGCCGATGCCGCGCGTCTACATCATCCCCACCGACGCGCCCAACGCCTTTGCCACCGGCCGCAACCCCAGCCACGCTGCCGTTGCCGCCACCGAGGGCATCCTGCGAGCGCTGACCCGCGAAGAGCTCGAGGGCGTGCTCGCGCACGAGCTGGCGCACGTCCAGCACCGCGACATCCTGATCCAGTCGATCGCCGCGACCATCGGCGCCGCCATCATGATGCTGGCCAACATGGCCCAGTGGAGCGCGATGTTCGGCGGTTTCTCGCGCAGCGACGACGAAGAGGGCGCCAATCCGATCGCGCTTCTGGCAACGGCGATGCTGGCGCCGCTGGCGGCCGGCATCGTGCAGGCCGCGATCTCGCGCTCGCGCGAGTTCGCAGCCGACGAGGGCGGCGCGCGCCTGTGCCGCAACCCGCGCGGCCTGGCCACCGCGCTTCAGAAGATCGAGGCGATCGCGCAGCGCGTGCCGATGGATGCCAATCCCGCCACCGCGCACCTGTTCATCGTCAAGCCGTTCTCCGGTCGCGGAATGATGAACCTCTTCAGCACGCACCCGCCGACCGAGGAGCGCGTCGCACGCCTCCTGGCCATGCGCTGA
- a CDS encoding trypsin-like peptidase domain-containing protein, with amino-acid sequence MDTRCLRSRAGLRLLCACLFSAAPLLAPQAATAQRHVTDDLRRSAIVRTVERVAPAVVGVYTEGSAGGFQYPMTGDPFFDQFFGDYFRAPRRGNQRARLSQGSGVIVDGNGTVITNQHVIVGGDTIKVVLADNREFEAELIGGDSDFDLAVLKIDADADLPYLPIGTDDSILIGETVIAIGNPYGLDHTVTTGVVSAIGRTLQTSEITYQDIIQTDTSINPGNSGGPLLDINGRLIGINTAIHREAQGIGFAIPVWRVRNVVDQILTHGSVLPTWLGLQTQNITGQVASHLGVRPGTGVVVTSVEEGSPAAVAGIEAGDIITRVRGNSIRNSADYEGNVRGLAAGERLPLTVLRDGQERVVELTISPLPARLIDSFAWDKVGLEVADAGQDDGARVTRVRRGSPAAKIGFEPGDIIVGIGGRDVVSAESFRKQMASARGSRNLLLSVLRGRRIYRVAVPLGQ; translated from the coding sequence ATGGACACACGATGCCTTCGCAGCCGGGCCGGCCTCCGGCTCCTCTGTGCGTGCCTGTTTTCGGCAGCGCCGCTGCTCGCGCCGCAAGCAGCGACCGCCCAGCGTCACGTCACCGACGACCTGCGCCGCTCCGCCATCGTCAGGACCGTCGAGCGCGTCGCCCCGGCGGTGGTGGGCGTCTACACGGAGGGAAGCGCCGGCGGCTTCCAATACCCGATGACCGGCGACCCGTTCTTCGACCAGTTCTTCGGCGACTACTTCCGGGCGCCGCGGCGGGGCAACCAGCGCGCGCGCCTGTCGCAGGGCTCGGGCGTGATCGTCGACGGCAACGGCACCGTCATCACCAACCAGCACGTCATCGTCGGCGGCGATACCATCAAGGTGGTGCTGGCCGACAACCGCGAGTTCGAGGCCGAGCTCATCGGCGGCGATTCCGACTTCGACCTTGCGGTTCTGAAGATCGACGCGGACGCCGATCTTCCCTATCTGCCCATCGGCACCGACGACTCGATCCTCATCGGCGAGACCGTCATCGCCATCGGCAACCCCTACGGGCTCGACCACACCGTCACCACCGGCGTGGTCAGCGCCATCGGCCGAACCTTGCAGACCAGCGAGATCACCTACCAGGACATCATTCAGACCGACACCTCCATCAATCCCGGCAACTCGGGCGGCCCGCTGCTCGACATCAACGGGCGGCTGATCGGCATCAACACCGCTATCCATCGTGAGGCGCAGGGCATCGGCTTCGCGATCCCGGTCTGGCGCGTGCGCAACGTCGTCGATCAGATCCTGACGCACGGCTCGGTGCTGCCGACGTGGCTCGGGCTGCAGACGCAGAACATCACCGGGCAGGTGGCCTCGCACCTGGGCGTGCGGCCCGGCACCGGCGTCGTCGTCACCAGCGTCGAGGAAGGAAGCCCTGCGGCCGTTGCCGGCATCGAAGCCGGCGACATCATCACGCGCGTGCGCGGCAACTCGATCCGCAACTCGGCCGATTACGAGGGCAACGTGCGCGGGCTGGCCGCCGGCGAGAGGCTGCCGCTGACGGTGCTGCGCGATGGCCAGGAGCGCGTGGTCGAGCTGACGATCTCGCCGCTGCCGGCGCGGCTCATCGATTCGTTCGCCTGGGACAAGGTGGGCCTGGAGGTTGCCGACGCCGGCCAGGACGACGGTGCACGCGTCACTCGCGTGCGGCGCGGCAGCCCCGCCGCAAAGATCGGTTTCGAGCCGGGCGACATCATCGTCGGCATCGGCGGCCGCGACGTCGTCAGCGCCGAGAGCTTCCGCAAGCAGATGGCCTCCGCCCGCGGGAGCCGCAACCTGCTGCTGTCGGTCCTTCGCGGTCGGCGCATCTACCGGGTGGCGGTGCCGCTGGGGCAATGA
- a CDS encoding methylmalonyl-CoA mutase family protein gives MATFDQELDRWTRNTLAPMQKKGPERRQSFHTLSAIPVQPLYGPPNGAEYPMDKLGMPGEYPFTRGVQPNMYRGRLWTMRQYAGFATAEESNKRYRFLLEHGTTGLSVAFDLPTQMGRDSDHPLAEGEVGKVGVAIDSLADMETLFDGIPLDQVTTSMTINATASILLALYLVQAEKQGVSWDKVGGTIQNDVLKEYIARGTYIYPPAASMRIVTDIFSFCTQHVPKWNTISISGYHMREAGCTAVQEVAFTLANGIAYVDAALRAGLDIDEFAGRLAFFFNCHNYFFEEVAKFRAARRMWARIMKERFGAKKERNMALRFHTQTAGSSLTAQQPINNMIRTTVQALAAVCGGTQSLHTNGYDEALTLPTEGAATGALRTQQILAYESGVADTVDPMAGSYFVEALTDEIERRATEYIETIDKLGGSVGAIERGFQQREIQQAAYTYQQAIESGDQILVGVNKFKTEKDPPIELLRIPKEVEQRQKEKLASVKASRDNEAVRKALAEVSRRAAATDNLMPAIIDAVRAYATLGEISDAMRESFGAYDAPVFL, from the coding sequence ATGGCAACCTTCGACCAAGAACTCGACCGCTGGACCCGGAACACCCTGGCCCCGATGCAGAAGAAGGGCCCCGAGCGCCGCCAGAGCTTCCACACGCTCTCGGCGATCCCGGTCCAGCCCCTCTACGGTCCGCCGAATGGCGCCGAGTATCCGATGGACAAGCTCGGCATGCCCGGCGAGTACCCCTTCACTCGCGGCGTCCAGCCCAACATGTATCGCGGGCGACTGTGGACGATGCGCCAGTACGCGGGCTTCGCCACGGCCGAGGAATCGAACAAGCGCTACCGCTTCCTGCTCGAGCACGGAACGACCGGCCTCTCGGTCGCTTTCGATCTGCCCACGCAGATGGGCCGAGACTCCGACCATCCATTGGCCGAGGGCGAGGTCGGAAAGGTCGGCGTGGCCATCGATTCGCTGGCCGACATGGAGACGCTGTTCGACGGCATCCCGCTCGACCAGGTCACCACCTCGATGACGATCAACGCCACCGCCTCCATTCTCCTTGCGCTCTACCTGGTGCAGGCCGAGAAGCAGGGCGTCTCCTGGGACAAGGTCGGCGGCACCATTCAGAACGACGTGCTCAAGGAATACATCGCGCGCGGCACCTACATCTATCCGCCCGCCGCCTCCATGCGCATCGTCACCGACATCTTCTCCTTCTGCACGCAGCACGTGCCGAAGTGGAACACGATCTCCATCAGCGGCTATCACATGCGCGAGGCCGGCTGCACGGCCGTGCAGGAGGTCGCGTTCACGCTCGCCAACGGCATCGCCTACGTGGACGCCGCGCTGCGCGCGGGCCTGGACATCGACGAGTTCGCGGGGCGCCTGGCGTTCTTCTTCAACTGCCACAACTACTTCTTCGAGGAGGTGGCCAAGTTCCGCGCGGCGCGCCGGATGTGGGCGCGCATCATGAAGGAACGCTTCGGCGCCAAGAAGGAGCGCAACATGGCGCTGCGCTTCCACACGCAGACGGCCGGATCGTCGCTGACCGCGCAGCAGCCGATCAACAACATGATCCGCACCACCGTGCAGGCGCTGGCCGCCGTGTGCGGCGGCACGCAGTCGCTGCACACCAACGGCTACGACGAGGCGCTGACGCTGCCGACCGAAGGGGCGGCCACCGGCGCGCTTCGCACCCAGCAGATCCTCGCCTACGAGTCGGGCGTGGCCGACACGGTCGATCCGATGGCCGGATCGTATTTCGTCGAGGCGCTCACGGACGAGATCGAGCGGCGCGCAACCGAGTACATCGAGACCATCGACAAGCTCGGCGGCTCGGTCGGCGCGATCGAGCGCGGGTTTCAGCAGCGCGAGATCCAGCAGGCGGCCTACACGTACCAGCAGGCGATCGAATCGGGCGATCAGATCCTGGTGGGCGTCAACAAGTTCAAGACCGAGAAGGATCCGCCCATCGAGCTGCTGCGCATTCCGAAGGAGGTCGAGCAGCGCCAGAAGGAGAAGCTCGCCTCGGTCAAGGCGAGCCGCGACAACGAGGCGGTGCGCAAGGCGTTGGCGGAAGTCTCGCGCCGCGCAGCCGCGACCGACAACCTCATGCCGGCCATCATTGACGCCGTTCGTGCCTATGCCACGCTCGGAGAGATCTCCGATGCGATGCGCGAATCCTTCGGCGCCTACGACGCCCCGGTATTTCTGTAG